The Oscillatoria sp. FACHB-1407 genomic interval CTGCAATCAAAAAGTTGATGTAATCGTTCTCGTTGACTTTGGGTGGATTCATTCTTTGGTTTTACTCCAACTCCCCCTTTTTCTCAACTGCGTAACTCCTGTGTCTCTTGAATTTCAGAATTTTGTTTTGTGGATGTCTGCCAACATATGACTTCTTGAATTACTAGAAGTATTGGCATTTCAACCGTCTGGTCGGAGTTTTTCGCCCATTAGGTTTCCAAATTCCCTTTTCGTTTTATTGCCTTATAGACAATTTCTTCCACAGCAATCTTAAGTTCGTCATGAGCATGTTGCGTTCGTTTTTTGATGTCTGCCAAGTAACTTCTGGCTTCAAACCAACTTTGGCCAAGCATTGGTCTGTACTGAGGAGTCAGGTGACAAACCTCTGGCTCATCACCATTGGCGGCAATAAGATAAACCACGTCGATACACCGAGGATCGTAAGCTAAAGTGACCTTGCTCCTCACACCAACTCTTGCGCGGATAAACCATTGCTCATTAATTGCAGTTCCGCAGGTGTAGTACAGACCTTGAAAGGCAATGCCCCTTAAGGTGATAGAAGCTGTAGCTTTTGGCAGAAGGTTCAGCCGTTGCTTTTCGGATGGTGCAGCGCGTAGAGAATTGCTGCTACTGTGAAGGCCCCAATTCCATAAGTCGATGGGGACCAAGTCGGTGTGTTGCTCCATTTGCTCATCTATTAGGTGAGGTTCCAACTTCTGATGATTGTTGTAGTGAAGAATGTATTGAACTAACAGGCATCGAAATTGCTTGAGATCAAAAACTTTATTCAACTGGCGATCGCTAGCACCACAAGATCCTAATGAAAGGATGTCGTGACCAAGACTAGCTTCAATCTTTGCAGTTTGTGCCAATTGCCTAGAATTTGGAAGTTTGACATGAACACCAAACTCGAGAAGAGAGTTAGAAAGCCATTCGTTGGGAGCGAATCCAAGCAGCAAAGTCTTGCAAATGTGGTGGCAAGGATAATCAGCATCACTGATCTCGATTCCAAGATTCCTGCAAAACGAGATTTTTTCTGCCAATGCGTTTTCAAATGCCAACAAACATCCTAATTGAAAACCTTCCTCTAAACTTACATGGGAACCTACAATCATCTGGCTCCACCGATCAAGTACTAAGTGAACAGTAGGTTTGCCAAGTATCCGAGAACGATCAATTGAACTCGCAATCTGGTGGTCGGTAGAAGCACTGGCAATAAGCCATTCTGAATTTGGAGCAGGCAACGATTGATGTGAAAAAATTCTATTCATTGTTCACCTTGCAATTATTTGCTGTACTTCTCAAGATTCTTAGGACGAGGAACGTATTCCTCATCGTCATCGTCATCTTGGCTAATTTGTTGATTTGGGGGTACTTCTACTTGAGGCATGGGAGCTTCTGGGCAATTTGGTCGCCATACTTCAGAGCTTCGTAAATCATCACGGGCTTCCATGCGATTTGGTCGCATTCCCGAAATTTGTGCAGTTTTGCTACGTCCGTCATAAGCCTTTTGCATTTGCTCTGTCGCAGTATTAATGATGTGATCCATTTGAGCGTGATAATCCGCTACCCCTTGGCGATCACGAGTTTGTGCAGCATGAGATGCTTGCCCTTTCAGGGCGAGATAATCCGCGGCTTCGTAAAGATTTCGCCCCTGAAAGATCTTTGAACGCGGAAGAAGGCGACAAACTTCCACCGTCTCAAATTGTTTAGGACGGAGATAGACGTTTGATAGATCTCGAGGATCGTAGGCAATGGTAATCTTCCACCTGCTTTTGTACCTAGCTCGAACAAACCACTCCTCCTTGATTGCCGTCTCGCATGTGTAGTAAAGCCCTAGCTTGTACTGCCCGTAATAGAAATAGATTCCACGCTCAGTTACAGAAGCTTCGGCAGATGGCAGGAGATTGAGGCGAATGAGATCAGTTGACATTACCTCAAGGCAACCAGTGCGATTCGCAATTCCCCAATTCCAAAGATCAAGTGGATAGGGAGCGACCTGATCTCGAATCATGTCTTCCTCGAATGGATAATTCTCAAGACGGCGGTACGTATTGTGCTTGAGAACAATATGTCCTATTAATTGCCGGTACTGAAAGATGTCTAGTGCTGCATCCAGACGAGGATCTCTTTCCCCCCGTTCAAGGGGCTTGCATGTTCCTCCAGGAACGAAGTCTTCGTGATCATCTTGAGCGAGGTCATGTATTTTCTCAACTTGACACTTCCAATCTGCTCGAAAGGGAGCCGTATTATCAACCCGAATATTTAGCGATGAATCTGCGAGGTTATCAGCGTGTTTGCTCAAAAGTTCCCCGCGATCGCCGACTAAAGTATTACAGATGCCTTGGCACGGATACTCCTCCTCTGTGATGTCAATCCCAATGTTTTTATAAGCCTCAACTTTGGGTGTGAACGCATGCTCAAGGGCCATCATCATACCTAGCCAGCTAGGTCCCTCCAGACCTACATACCAGCCAGTTATCGCCCAACTGAATTCATCTACAACAAAGTAAACTACAGGTCTCCCAATGCGTCGGTTGCGATCGAACCAGCTCACCAGATGAAGGTTGCCGATCATGGCATCGATTTGATAGCACGACCCGGGACCACGGGATCTTTTGGGAGAACCAGAAATATCCCTGTTTTCTAAGTCGTACTTACGCCTGCCTTTCCTATGGATAAGAACTTTAGAGAGTTCAAATCTTTGTTCGAACCAATACCGGAATTCTCCAATAGTTGGCAGGGTGTTAATATCAGGAAGAATAGGCGTGAGAACACCCTTCTTAAACTCATAGCCAATGTTGTAGAACTCTTCTAAAGTTCTTTGATGGGCAACTGTGAGCGATTTTTTCTCAGAATCCAGGTAAAACTTTCTGATTCCTCTATCAAATTTCTCTTGGTCACTCGTTGTGACATTGACTGAGGTCTGTTTGCCGGTTTGCTTCGTAATATTGCTTTTACGCCCCCTCTTATGCGGTCCTGCCTCTGCTTTGACACGAGTTTCTCCTGGAGCACCGCAATCGAAATAGAGGGGAAGAAGAGCATTCTTATTCTGCCCTCTCTGCCAAAAAACTCTTAAATAATCTCGTACGGTTACTTCTGAAACTACCTGCTTACCGTATTTTTTTGAAGGTTTGCACCAAGGGCGTTCAGTAGAAGCTGCAACCTCTATTAACCGCTGTCTCTCAGCAGGAATAAAGGCTGAAATTCCACTATCGATAATTGGAGAAATAACTTCCCAAGCTTGATCTCTACGAGTACGATGCCTATCAAGATATTCCTGTGAAGGTAACAATAGGGAAGCGTATGGGTCAATTTGTAGAATTTCAGCACTTCCCGACATAAGTGCCATTTCTAATTCATCATATTTCCACCAATCTGGAAGAACCTTCCCCACCAACTCAATAACAATAATATGAGGCTTTTCAATATGAAGAACTCGAATTTTTTGTTGTTCCGAGCCATTCCTGTGCAAACGCAGAATTTGATTTTTAGCGATCAGCATAATAAATCTCAGCAATTAGAATTCAAGTGGCGGTTGCAGCAAGAAGTTGAGTTTTTTTGAAGGGTCGATAAT includes:
- a CDS encoding Mu transposase C-terminal domain-containing protein, whose translation is MNRIFSHQSLPAPNSEWLIASASTDHQIASSIDRSRILGKPTVHLVLDRWSQMIVGSHVSLEEGFQLGCLLAFENALAEKISFCRNLGIEISDADYPCHHICKTLLLGFAPNEWLSNSLLEFGVHVKLPNSRQLAQTAKIEASLGHDILSLGSCGASDRQLNKVFDLKQFRCLLVQYILHYNNHQKLEPHLIDEQMEQHTDLVPIDLWNWGLHSSSNSLRAAPSEKQRLNLLPKATASITLRGIAFQGLYYTCGTAINEQWFIRARVGVRSKVTLAYDPRCIDVVYLIAANGDEPEVCHLTPQYRPMLGQSWFEARSYLADIKKRTQHAHDELKIAVEEIVYKAIKRKGNLET
- a CDS encoding Mu transposase C-terminal domain-containing protein; protein product: MLIAKNQILRLHRNGSEQQKIRVLHIEKPHIIVIELVGKVLPDWWKYDELEMALMSGSAEILQIDPYASLLLPSQEYLDRHRTRRDQAWEVISPIIDSGISAFIPAERQRLIEVAASTERPWCKPSKKYGKQVVSEVTVRDYLRVFWQRGQNKNALLPLYFDCGAPGETRVKAEAGPHKRGRKSNITKQTGKQTSVNVTTSDQEKFDRGIRKFYLDSEKKSLTVAHQRTLEEFYNIGYEFKKGVLTPILPDINTLPTIGEFRYWFEQRFELSKVLIHRKGRRKYDLENRDISGSPKRSRGPGSCYQIDAMIGNLHLVSWFDRNRRIGRPVVYFVVDEFSWAITGWYVGLEGPSWLGMMMALEHAFTPKVEAYKNIGIDITEEEYPCQGICNTLVGDRGELLSKHADNLADSSLNIRVDNTAPFRADWKCQVEKIHDLAQDDHEDFVPGGTCKPLERGERDPRLDAALDIFQYRQLIGHIVLKHNTYRRLENYPFEEDMIRDQVAPYPLDLWNWGIANRTGCLEVMSTDLIRLNLLPSAEASVTERGIYFYYGQYKLGLYYTCETAIKEEWFVRARYKSRWKITIAYDPRDLSNVYLRPKQFETVEVCRLLPRSKIFQGRNLYEAADYLALKGQASHAAQTRDRQGVADYHAQMDHIINTATEQMQKAYDGRSKTAQISGMRPNRMEARDDLRSSEVWRPNCPEAPMPQVEVPPNQQISQDDDDDEEYVPRPKNLEKYSK